The sequence below is a genomic window from Ciceribacter thiooxidans.
CGAACTCCGCCTTGGTCGCGCCAAGCTTCACCAGCGCATCGGTGTGGAAGCCAATGCACCCGTCGCAGCGCGTGGCAATCGCGATCGCCAGCGCCACGAACTCCTTGGTCTTCTTGTCGAGCGCTCCGTCACGGGTGGCGGCCGACGCCATGGCGGAAAAGCCTGCCATGACGTCGGGAATATCCTTCCGCAGCGTCTTGGTCTGGGCGGAGATATCCTTGGTGATGTCGGGATAGTATTTCGTGACCATCGGGAGAGCCTTTCCTGTCAATACATAACGATATGCGTATGTCTTAATCGGAGGTCAACGGCTCAGCCTTGAGGAAGATCAAATTCCGGCGAGATTGCAGAGGTCGCAAGCCGCGTCAGGCTCCGATCCGCTCCGGCGTGTAGCCCGCTTCGCGGATTGCCGCCTCGGCTTTCGCAGCGTCGCCCGCAACACGAACCTCGTGAGAGACGAGGTCGACGGAGACCTCCGCACCGGGCAGGGCATCGGCGAGTGCGGTCTTCACGGATTTGGCGCAGTGGCCGCAGGTCATGTCTTCGACACGGAAGAGATTGCGTTCGGTCATGTTACTTTCCTTTTCTCTGATGCCTTTCGGCACGGTTACCATTGGTGATGCAACTTCCCCCACCGGGAAGGTGAAGCGGAATTTCCGGGTGGCATAGCGACACGTACCACCCTTGCGACGACCTAGTGCCCTTTGGCTTGAGCGTCCGCACCGGCAAGATCAGCAAGGATCGGGCAGTTCGGCCTGTGGTCGCCCTGGCAGCAATCGGCGAGTTCCGTCAGCGTCGCGACCATCGACTTCATGGCCGCGATCTTCTCCTCGAGATCGACGATGTGGGCAAGCGCCACTTTCTTGACCTCCGCACTCGCTCGGCTCTTGTCGTCCCACAGCTTCAGCAACCGCTCCGTCTCCTCGAGCGAGAAGCCGAGGGAACGGGCGCGGCGAATGAACCGCAGGCGATGGACTTCCTCTTCGCCATAGAGACGATAGTTCGAAGCCGTGCGGCTCGCCGGCCGCACGAGGCCGATTTCCTCGTAATACCGGATCATCTTGGCCGAAACGCCGGAGGCTTCGGAAGCTTCGCCAATATTCATGTCTCTTCCTCCTCGTCAG
It includes:
- a CDS encoding carboxymuconolactone decarboxylase family protein; protein product: MVTKYYPDITKDISAQTKTLRKDIPDVMAGFSAMASAATRDGALDKKTKEFVALAIAIATRCDGCIGFHTDALVKLGATKAEFEETLGMAVYMGGGPSLMYAAHAMSAWEQFGGAGE
- a CDS encoding heavy-metal-associated domain-containing protein, whose product is MTERNLFRVEDMTCGHCAKSVKTALADALPGAEVSVDLVSHEVRVAGDAAKAEAAIREAGYTPERIGA
- the cueR gene encoding Cu(I)-responsive transcriptional regulator, yielding MNIGEASEASGVSAKMIRYYEEIGLVRPASRTASNYRLYGEEEVHRLRFIRRARSLGFSLEETERLLKLWDDKSRASAEVKKVALAHIVDLEEKIAAMKSMVATLTELADCCQGDHRPNCPILADLAGADAQAKGH